CCGTCTCCTGACCGTAGTTGTCTTGACTGAAGCTACCCCCGCGCACAAAAGCATCGGCTACCGGAGGCGTGCTGCGACGGACACTGGAAGAAGCCCGGATCACTTCTAAGGCCGCCGGGGCTGCACTTTCTTTAGACCCAAATATAACTGTAGCGTCTACGCTGCTGGGCATGGTCAGGACGAAGGATACTTTACCGTCGCCATTCGCTGCTCGGGCGTTTTGCACCAAGTCGGTGACATCAATCACCTTTTTGATTCCTTCATCATCAGACCCCACAATCAGCCGACCAACATTGGTGCTTCCGGCGGGCTTGGTGTTCCAGGTGATCTGCGATTCGTCCCAGCTATCGTCTGCGACGAAGGCTATATCAATAGGCATTTCGCCCCGGCCATCTTGTGCACTGGTAACTTGTAGGGCAAGCTGTATCTGATCTGTGTCGCTCTCAATCTCGTCTGTGCTAAAGCGTAAGTAGCTATGAAAAGTGATATTGACGTTATTTACTCCTCTTACCGTGAGCTCTTCGGTATTAAAGTTATTATTGGCGTTGTTGCCCCCCCGCACGAACGCATCCGCTTCGGCCCCAATGGTATAGTCGGCGAGAGGCGACACAACAACCGTTACCGGATCGGTGGTGGTGACCGTACCGCTGTCGTCCGTGATGCGGATCGTGAGTTGATACGTACCAACAAAGGCCCCTTCCCAGTCGTAGCGATACGGGGCAGTAGTATCTTCGCCTAGCTTGGTGCTGCCGAGAAAAAACGCCGCGCTGGCTACACTTCCGTCAAAGTCGGAGGCGTCGACGGTCACCGTAATGACATCGCCACTGAAGAAGGGAGTGTTGGCCCGGGGGCTCGTGATTTCTCCCTGCGGGGGAATGTTGGTGGTTGGTCCACCGGAGCCACTTTCAAAGGCTCCCAGATCGGGAGCCGGCCCGTTGTAATCTTCTAGTCTCAATCCCGGCAGATAGATGCCCGCGTCAATGGCCGGACTTCCTTCGGCCAGCTCAAAATAGCTCTCTTGCAGCTCGCCCGCGAATTTCAGAATAGACTCGGGGCCTTCGTTGGGGTTTACCCTAATGGCCGCGTCCCCAAACGATCCCGTTTGGTAAAATAAGTTGTTGCTCACTAGAGGATCCAGAAAGTCCTCTGCGTCAAACCCCTCGCGCGGATTATTATTAGCCTTGTTGGTACTGATGAAGATGTTATTTGCAATTGTGGCAGCTCCAACACCGGCCACCTCCGGGCTCAGTTGCTTGCGGAAGTATTCATTCAATCCCCGGGCCGTGGTGTCAATAATGGTATTGTTGACAAACTGAAAATCTTCCGGAAAATCATTGTAGAATGCTACCTCAAAACCAAATTCATGACGCCCATTGGTACTATTGATAAATGCCGACGAAGGGTTGTAAAACACATTGTGGTGAATCTTATGATCCCGGTAGCCCGATGGCTTAGGATTGCCCCCGAACGTAGCCAGCGGATACAAACCGCCGCTGAATATATTGTGGTCAATCTCCATGTGGGGTACAATTGTCTCAATAGCATAGCGGTACTCGTTGTATCCCATATCCCAGTAATTGTGATGAAGCCTCACCGAACGCTCAGTGGATTGTAACCCGAAGGTTTGATTGTTGAACATCGCCATCGAGACCGTATTATTGAACCAATTGTGGTGAATATCCCAATTCAGAGCGCTGGCCCCGATCATGTTCATCGTAATAGCCGGTGATTGCCGATTCTGCCACGCTCCCACCTCCAACACAAAGCAGGTATTCTCATAAAACTCAAAGTTACGCAGCACCGGAGGATTACCTCGGAAACGGTTGTTGTTCTCAAAGAAAGCATCCTGATCCTGATCAAACAGCATCACAGTGTAAGACTCTAGCTCGTCTTCCCGCAGCTCGTTATTATACACTTTAACGTCTTTTCCTCTAAAAAACATGATACTACCAGAACAGCGTACGGTGTTGGGGAATGAGGTATTGATAAATTTGCTATCCCGCACCACAACATTGTCCGACACCTGCACCCACAGCCCAACGTAGCGGAACTGGGTGATGTGCAAGTCTTCAAAGACCATGTTGGCAGCCGTATCTACCCGGATACCTCCGTGGCTTTGCCGGTTTTGCCCATCAAGTTTGAAGCCTTTGATCAAATGATCGCGACCGTTCATCTGGATCACGCACTCTTCAGGAGCCGGATCGTACCCGGCATCGCGTCCATCGGCAAATTGACGGGGCACGGTCGTGATATCGTAAAAGTAGTTCACCTTCACGGTCGTCTGTTCTGAACCGGCCCCCACCAGGTTTACTCCGTTAGGAATCGTCAGCACGCTATTCTCCGTAAATTCCCCGGCACTCAATTGAATGGTATGCCCTTGGCCGGAGGTTACATTCGCCAGTGCGTAGGCAATAGTTTGCCAGGCATTGGCCGGACTCAGCCCATCGTTACTATTACTGCCCGCCGGAGCCACGTAGTAGGTGGTCTGTGCGTAGGTGCTTACGCATAAACAGCAGCTTAGTAGAAAACAAAAATTGGTTAAGGTTCGCATGGATTATTGGGTTTTAGTTGAAAATTACTCAATGACGGATGCTTGAAAAAGCTTATTGCTGGGGCGGAGCTATGCCACCTCAGCGACACAAGTCAACCCGTATATCACCCTTATCGTAATCAATCAGTCCGCCGCCGGTCAGATACCTTGCGTGGATTGTCGGCGAACGAATACTGATGGTGTGCTACCGCGTAGCTACTCGGTGTTCTCGGTCAGAACATAGTTACAGAGGCACAGATGCTAATCTACGCCTCTGCCTTTTGTCGCCGAACTAATAGCCGACGTTCTGATCACCGCGTAGTGCCGGATTACGGTCCGCCGCGGACTGCGGAATAGGCCACAGCGTATGAAAATCCTGAATCAGTGCCTCGGGCTTTACGGCCAGCGTCCGCTCTACGAGGTTCCCCCAGCGTAGCAGATCGAAGTACCGCTTCCGTTCGTCGTATAGCTCATGTCTTCGCTCGGCTCGTACTGCCGTGCGAAACGCCTCCGACGACAGTCCGGCCAAGGGGGGAAGCCCCGCCCGCTCCCGAACTACGTTGATGTACTGGTACGCATCAGCCGGGCCATTGGCCTCATTTTCAGCTTCGGCAGCCATCAGATAGACTTCGCCCAGTCTCAGGTAGATGTAGTTGTAACCGGAGTTGTTGTTAGATTCTGTCCCTTCAATATAGGACGAAGGCACGCGCTTGAGCGGGTAGTTGGGCTCTGCCCCATCGGCAAAAAACTCAACGAGGGTGCCATCTGCTTTCGTAACGCTGGTACTGATCAAATCCCTTCGGGCGTCTCCTGGCTCAAACGACTCCAAGAGGTCATCGCTGGCGATGTACACGCCACCCCAGTTGGGTCCCAGAAAGAAATCATCTCCACCGGCTGGCCCTATTCCTCGGGGCCAGTTGCCCACTTGGTTGGCCCGCTCCAGTTCTATTTCCATCTGTAGCTCGAAGATAGACTCAGCGTTATTTTCGTTCCGATCGCTAAAGATATCCGCGTAAACCGGTAACAGTTCGTGAGGGCCTTCATTGATCACCTGAGCCGCTAGCGAGGTCGCTTCGCCCCAGTTCTCTCGGGTCAGGTACACTTTCGCCAACAGCCCCATCGCGGCCCACCGGGTGGCTCTGCCGGGTGCCGGAGCGGTTTCCCATAAGTTGTTGACTCCTTCATTCAGGTCAGCAATAATCAGGTCGTACACGGGCTCTACTGACGCAGATCGCGGTATTTCTCGCACCTCATTCACGCCTAACGGTTCTTCTATCAAGGGGATTCGCCCAAATAACCGTACTAGAATGAAGTAGCTGTACGCTCGCAGAAACTTGGCTTCTGCCACCAGCGCGCTTTTCCCCTCAAACTCTTCCATGCCGCTGATCCCGTCAATCGCTACGTTAAACGCATTGATGCCCCGAAAGTGACTGAAGTACGCGTCGCTAATGTTGCCGGTGGCTGGTCCGAAATCGCGGTAAAAGGCTTGCTCCCGTACGTTATTAGCGTTTCCTAAGGCTCGCAGCACAAAATCATCGTGCAGTGCTTCGTAGGTGAAGTCGCGCCACCAGCCAAACGTAACGGGATTGCCTGATCCGTAAAAGTCATAGCAAGCGATGGCCGCCGCCTGGGCATCCGATTCTGTCTGAAAGAAGTTGCCCGGATTGATAAACGACTGAGGATCTTCTTCTAAGAAATCATCACACCCTACGGAAGCGGTGACGAGTGCAAAAGCGATGAGGTAGTTATGTATTTTCATTGTGTCTTTTTTTCGGTAATTAAAAGCCAAGATTGAGTCCTACGCGAAAGTTGCGGGCAAAGGGATAGGCTGAAGTGGATCCTGACTCCGGATCTTGTCCGGTGTACTCGGTAAACGTCAGCAGGTTCTGTCCGCTGGCGTAGACACGCAGCCGGGAAATGCCCCAGGATTCTAGCACCGTCACGGGGAAGGTGTACGCCAGGGTCACGTTTCTCAGCCGTAAGAAATCTACTGATTGAAAATCTCTTCCCGAAGGAGAAACACTGGAGTTCAGCAAGGGGTCTTGCGAGCTAAGCGCAGGATTAAGGTTGCTAGGATTTGTGGGTGTCCAATGATCTAACGACGACGTAAAAGCGTTGCTCTCGCCCCCGAATCCGCCGACATTTCCACCAAACCCGCCAATATCGGTTCTTCCTCGGGCCAGGTTGCCCGCCGAGCCCTGTAAAAACACACTAAGCTCAATTCCCTTGTAATTAAACGCGGTGCTCAATCCGTAGAATGATGTAGGCTGAGTGACTCCGATCACAGTTCGATCGTCCGCCAGGTCATAGCTACCATCTTGACTAATATCGACAAACTTCGGATCACCAGGTTTCCGGTCAAACTCCGCAGCTTCGGCAGCTTCGTCGCTCTGCCAAATCCCCGCAAAATCCATGGCGTACAGCGTACCCAGGTCTTGACCAATAATGTGGGCGCGCCCCGTATTCCCGATAATGATCGTATCCTGCCCTCCCAGGTCAAGGATATTGTTATTGTTGTACGTATAGTTAGCGTTCACCGAGATATTGAGATTGCCCACCGCCAGATTGGTTCCTATCGCTAGCTCAATACCTCTATTTTCTACACTACCCGAGTTTTGAAGTACACTGGTAAACCCCGACTCAATAGCTACCGGAAATTCTAGTATCAGGTCTTCGGTTACTTTATTGTAATAATCGGCTGTGATATTCACTCGGTCGTTGAACAACGTCATATCAAAGCCAATATCAAACTGCCGGGTTCTTTCCCAGGTCAAGTCAGGATTCGGAATTCCATTGTTGGCGGGGCGAACCCCGACGGCGGCATCTTGGCCAAACACTTCACCAACGGTGATAAACCGAGGTAGCGAACGGTACAGGCCAATCTCCTGGTTGCCCGTAACTCCGTAGCTTACCCGGAACTTTAGATCGCTAATCGTGCTGATGTTCTGCATAAAGGGCTCATTACTTACGCGCCAACCGAGTGCTCCCGAAGGAAAAAACCCAAACTTATTGTTCTCGCCAAAGCGCGATGAGCCGTCGTACCGGCCACTGAGGGTGAATAAATAGCGATCTAGTAGTGAGTAGTTGATCCGACCCAGCCAACTGGCAATAGACCAATCGTCTAACGAAGACTGAGGAATCACCTCCGAGGCCCCTCCACCCAAGTTAGCGGTGCCAAAGGCGTCGGTCACAAAGTTGTTTCGGCCGGTCAGCGTTCTTTCCAACGTATTCGCTTGGGCACTAAATCCGGCCACCGCATTGAATTGGTGCACTCCGATCGTTTTCCGGTAGTTTAGCAGAAAGTCAGTAAGCCAGGTAACGTCAAACACATCGAGCAGACGAGCCGCGCCGCCTACTTCGCTACCGTACAGCGTAGTTGTGGGGTAATAAGCACGCTCGCTGCGGCTCAGCAGATCGTACCCTACGTTTATCTTGCCGCTTAGGCCTGGTATAAATTCGTAGTTCAGGTAGAACGTTCCCAATGAGCGCAGACTCTGGTACGTAATATCCTGGGTTTCTACGATAGCTAAAGGGTTGGCGAAAGCAGTATTGCCCCGGGTAGGAAACAAAAAGTAGCTATCATCATCGTTAAAAACCGGATCGGTAGGAGGAAATTGCAGGGCACTAAACACTACGCCGGGTCCCGTATTGGGGTTTCTTCCGCCGTTAGGAACCGCCTCTTCCACCGTATACGAGCTGGTAAACGAATTACCAATGATCAGTT
This region of Tunicatimonas pelagia genomic DNA includes:
- a CDS encoding CBM96 family carbohydrate-binding protein, which codes for MRTLTNFCFLLSCCLCVSTYAQTTYYVAPAGSNSNDGLSPANAWQTIAYALANVTSGQGHTIQLSAGEFTENSVLTIPNGVNLVGAGSEQTTVKVNYFYDITTVPRQFADGRDAGYDPAPEECVIQMNGRDHLIKGFKLDGQNRQSHGGIRVDTAANMVFEDLHITQFRYVGLWVQVSDNVVVRDSKFINTSFPNTVRCSGSIMFFRGKDVKVYNNELREDELESYTVMLFDQDQDAFFENNNRFRGNPPVLRNFEFYENTCFVLEVGAWQNRQSPAITMNMIGASALNWDIHHNWFNNTVSMAMFNNQTFGLQSTERSVRLHHNYWDMGYNEYRYAIETIVPHMEIDHNIFSGGLYPLATFGGNPKPSGYRDHKIHHNVFYNPSSAFINSTNGRHEFGFEVAFYNDFPEDFQFVNNTIIDTTARGLNEYFRKQLSPEVAGVGAATIANNIFISTNKANNNPREGFDAEDFLDPLVSNNLFYQTGSFGDAAIRVNPNEGPESILKFAGELQESYFELAEGSPAIDAGIYLPGLRLEDYNGPAPDLGAFESGSGGPTTNIPPQGEITSPRANTPFFSGDVITVTVDASDFDGSVASAAFFLGSTKLGEDTTAPYRYDWEGAFVGTYQLTIRITDDSGTVTTTDPVTVVVSPLADYTIGAEADAFVRGGNNANNNFNTEELTVRGVNNVNITFHSYLRFSTDEIESDTDQIQLALQVTSAQDGRGEMPIDIAFVADDSWDESQITWNTKPAGSTNVGRLIVGSDDEGIKKVIDVTDLVQNARAANGDGKVSFVLTMPSSVDATVIFGSKESAAPAALEVIRASSSVRRSTPPVADAFVRGGSFSQDNYGQETELVVKKVADNTFSRYSYLRFSLDDIRGEVDFAQLVINALAIDIQGQGPVELYRVDNDQWDENNITWANRPACGQRLGEIVVDKNTLGVQTLDITEVVSQETDGVLSLALVQPANAAVGVTFGSRESNTSPALVYTTALRSVKPVLENGGRLTYNPADTTYTARFGYYNQNAGIISIPVGAKSRFTGPFQDRGQTVNFLPGRQRGVFEVILQPGETTVWTLTGPDGKRRTSTVSAPHNTNARVAERQKKGIGSEIGSVDDLILYPNPAQRTLHLSGLATESAQLSISDMLGRVVLKEALSGSSADIDVSQLHPGLYVLSIERGGQDDVTHKLLIE
- a CDS encoding RagB/SusD family nutrient uptake outer membrane protein: MKIHNYLIAFALVTASVGCDDFLEEDPQSFINPGNFFQTESDAQAAAIACYDFYGSGNPVTFGWWRDFTYEALHDDFVLRALGNANNVREQAFYRDFGPATGNISDAYFSHFRGINAFNVAIDGISGMEEFEGKSALVAEAKFLRAYSYFILVRLFGRIPLIEEPLGVNEVREIPRSASVEPVYDLIIADLNEGVNNLWETAPAPGRATRWAAMGLLAKVYLTRENWGEATSLAAQVINEGPHELLPVYADIFSDRNENNAESIFELQMEIELERANQVGNWPRGIGPAGGDDFFLGPNWGGVYIASDDLLESFEPGDARRDLISTSVTKADGTLVEFFADGAEPNYPLKRVPSSYIEGTESNNNSGYNYIYLRLGEVYLMAAEAENEANGPADAYQYINVVRERAGLPPLAGLSSEAFRTAVRAERRHELYDERKRYFDLLRWGNLVERTLAVKPEALIQDFHTLWPIPQSAADRNPALRGDQNVGY
- a CDS encoding SusC/RagA family TonB-linked outer membrane protein, whose amino-acid sequence is MQNFLQKSIAPLCFLVLLCPPESLRAQSLLAATYDSPNEFWQKGEVTIEQALRQLEKKFDVSFHYETDLVRAIKLNKNTQAVTKESIQVALKQLLTPANLHYRKLDERYYLIIRNASPPKVRRQNVSTSPSASSELTVERRAGTVKLASSGDRSGAFTEKSIAGQVTDLSNGEGLPGVNIVVKGTTVGTVTDVEGNYRLTMADDAKILVFSSVGYINEEITIGNQTVINVSLAPDVQSLQEVVVVGYGTQQRKDITGSVASVKTEALEKIVTPSLDQALQGRTPGLLVSNSNGGAPGAAPTVRIRGSNSINSGNEPLYVIDGFPVYPNNTALRGEGSFRTDQLSPNTSNILSTINPNDIASIEVLKDASATAIYGSRGANGVIVITTKRGKEGGSRLNLDVYSGVNTITERYPVMNAGQYARLINEFNAAFDVAPTFTNDQVQAFDQNGGVDWQDQIFRTGRVNNVQLSTNGANNKVQYYLSGNYYNEEGIIKSSGLERFSLRANLDVSPSEKLIIGNSFTSSYTVEEAVPNGGRNPNTGPGVVFSALQFPPTDPVFNDDDSYFLFPTRGNTAFANPLAIVETQDITYQSLRSLGTFYLNYEFIPGLSGKINVGYDLLSRSERAYYPTTTLYGSEVGGAARLLDVFDVTWLTDFLLNYRKTIGVHQFNAVAGFSAQANTLERTLTGRNNFVTDAFGTANLGGGASEVIPQSSLDDWSIASWLGRINYSLLDRYLFTLSGRYDGSSRFGENNKFGFFPSGALGWRVSNEPFMQNISTISDLKFRVSYGVTGNQEIGLYRSLPRFITVGEVFGQDAAVGVRPANNGIPNPDLTWERTRQFDIGFDMTLFNDRVNITADYYNKVTEDLILEFPVAIESGFTSVLQNSGSVENRGIELAIGTNLAVGNLNISVNANYTYNNNNILDLGGQDTIIIGNTGRAHIIGQDLGTLYAMDFAGIWQSDEAAEAAEFDRKPGDPKFVDISQDGSYDLADDRTVIGVTQPTSFYGLSTAFNYKGIELSVFLQGSAGNLARGRTDIGGFGGNVGGFGGESNAFTSSLDHWTPTNPSNLNPALSSQDPLLNSSVSPSGRDFQSVDFLRLRNVTLAYTFPVTVLESWGISRLRVYASGQNLLTFTEYTGQDPESGSTSAYPFARNFRVGLNLGF